The following proteins are encoded in a genomic region of Primulina huaijiensis isolate GDHJ02 unplaced genomic scaffold, ASM1229523v2 scaffold25037, whole genome shotgun sequence:
- the LOC140967457 gene encoding polyphenol oxidase I, chloroplastic-like: MATIPLSWSTHLSQRQPNFIAKPPRLTGDPSKFRHFALSCNHTNHGRDQKHDRENVENISGKLDRRNVLLGMGGLYGAASLVLADSPAIASPISSPDFTKCTRGTNLNTQKPLDVDCCPPLASGIIEYKLPPVQKMRFRPAAQLAGKEYYAKFEKAIELMKALPADDPRNFMQQANVHCAYCNLTYEQAGDPKQKLQIHNCWHFYPWHRWYLYFYERILGKLIGDPTFGLPFWNWDHPGGMVMPEPFTKKDSPLYDARRNQTHLPPVLLDLAYSAKSPTKPSKILPNNLTVMYGEMVRNVKKIDDFYGEKYVTGTAPNPGPGTVERGSHIAAHAWTGEATPSGEDMGNFYSTGRDAIFYAHHANVDRLWTIWRGLRGTKPKDYTEADWLEADFLFYDENAQLVRVRVKDTLENEKMGYVYQEVDLPWLQNRPTPRVKKSKVAATSGAPAAETVFPVKLDKVVKVLVTRPKKSRSKNDKEKEEELLVIEGIEVDTAKFVRFDVFVNDEEDKADELDKAEYAGCFSQIPHKNSINVTTRIRLGLTELLEDLGSEDDEKVLVSLVPKDGGDDISIGGIKIIYV; encoded by the coding sequence ATGGCTACTATTCCACTTTCATGGTCCACCCACTTGTCTCAGCGCCAACCTAATTTTATCGCTAAGCCACCACGATTAACAGGCGATCCATCGAAATTTCGACACTTCGCTTTGTCGTGCAACCACACAAACCACGGTCGAGACCAGAAGCATGACCGTGAAAACGTTGAAAATATATCAGGAAAATTGGACCGGAGAAATGTACTTCTCGGGATGGGGGGTCTCTACGGGGCAGCTAGTCTTGTTCTAGCAGATTCGCCAGCCATTGCCTCTCCAATTTCTTCCCCCGATTTCACCAAATGCACAAGGGGCACAAATCTCAACACACAGAAACCACTCGACGTCGACTGTTGCCCACCTCTGGCCTCGGGAATAATCGAGTATAAGCTTCCCCCCGTGCAGAAAATGCGCTTCCGCCCAGCTGCACAGCTAGCCGGAAAAGAATACTACGCCAAGTTTGAGAAAGCTATCGAGCTCATGAAAGCTCTGCCCGCCGACGATCCTCGTAATTTCATGCAACAAGCTAATGTTCACTGCGCCTACTGTAATCTCACCTATGAACAGGCAGGAGACCCTAAGCAAAAACTTCAAATTCACAACTGCTGGCACTTCTATCCATGGCACAGATGgtatttatatttttacgaGAGAATCTTGGGCAAATTAATTGGCGACCCCACTTTCGGTTTGCCATTTTGGAACTGGGACCACCCAGGTGGAATGGTCATGCCTGAACCATTCACAAAGAAAGACTCACCCCTGTATGATGCGCGACGGAACCAGACTCATCTACCGCCTGTCCTCCTCGATCTGGCGTACTCAGCCAAATCCCCCACGAAGCCGAGCAAGATATTACCCAATAACTTGACAGTCATGTACGGCGAAATGGTTCGCAATGTTAAAAAAATAGACGATTTCTACGGGGAAAAGTACGTAACTGGTACCGCTCCTAACCCAGGTCCAGGCACAGTGGAGCGTGGATCACACATAGCAGCGCACGCTTGGACAGGTGAGGCCACGCCTAGTGGAGAGGATATGGGGAACTTCTACTCAACAGGTCGAGACGCAATTTTCTACGCTCACCATGCAAATGTTGATCGTCTCTGGACAATATGGCGCGGCCTGAGGGGAACAAAACCCAAAGATTACACCGAAGCCGACTGGCTGGAAGCCGATTTCCTATTCTACGACGAAAACGCGCAGCTTGTGCGGGTAAGAGTCAAAGACACGTTGGAGAATGAAAAAATGGGGTACGTTTACCAGGAGGTGGACTTGCCATGGTTGCAAAACAGGCCAACTCCGCGCGTCAAGAAATCGAAAGTGGCCGCGACTTCTGGGGCGCCGGCGGCGGAGACTGTTTTCCCAGTGAAACTTGACAAGGTGGTGAAAGTATTGGTCACAAGGCCAAAGAAATCGAGAAGCAAGAATGATAAGGAAAAGGAAGAGGAGTTGCTGGTGATTGAAGGGATTGAAGTGGACACCGCTAAGTTTGTGAGGTTCGATGTTTTTGTTAATGACGAAGAGGATAAGGCTGATGAACTGGACAAGGCGGAGTACGCAGGATGTTTCTCTCAGATTCCGCACAAGAACTCGATCAATGTAACGACTCGGATAAGGCTGGGATTAACTGAACTTCTGGAAGATTTGGGTTCTGAAGATGATGAAAAAGTTCTGGTTTCTTTGGTTCCTAAAGATGGGGGAGATGACATATCCATTGGTGGTATCAAGATCATATACGTTTAG
- the LOC140967408 gene encoding interactor of constitutive active ROPs 4-like isoform X1: protein MGLMHVHKTYIFYRLSGSRVELSIYIYRYALINAIQRLQHPTLHFLYVRCSFLILCCLPFCREERANETGSRSHEHPLDHRLLHNQIESRTTYVGKDQTLSSAAVKNYLPLNLIKNAKNNKVFLITRNLIIASICCHFIDLIKIHENRLTEVPQKQTPRGPPQLRTSSSASDPLHNRVRTERSPKIAEGRSPRGAQSDPVNKKKLGTRIADLESQLGQAQDELKSLKDQLVSADAAKKVVEEHLEKKVKKQQNVTESMQIQEKHSASMKTEEMDMKNSSVAEFESSDEAENETDVFEVPMETKTRVVSRSGDLLPETPVITEPDNSTFDELGSKNDEINLLKTKLDEKEKEMGVFRRENQSLRNELNEKSLNISSAQSQIAELIFKLNKADQELENTKNNAFQINEKLIAAEKAKEELESEMKMLRVQTEQWRKAADAAAAVLAAAGGVEMNGRRISERCGSMDNHYRIPVGVYPGYADSPRPMDDESDDVFEGGKRKGSGIRMFGDLWKKKGQK from the exons ATGGGTTTAATGCATGtacataaaacatatattttttaccGCTTGTCTGGGTCCCGTGTAGAGCTGTCCATTTATATTTACAGATATGCATTAATAAATGCCATTCAACGGCTACAACACCCCACTCTTCATTTTCTGTATGTTAGGTGTTCGTTCTTGATCTTGTGCTGTCTCCCATTTTGCAGAGAAGAAAGGGCAAACGAAACTGGTTCAAG ATCTCATGAGCATCCCCTTGATCATCGTTTGTTACACAACCAAATTGAATCCCGTACGACGTACGTAGGCAAAG ATCAAACATTAAGTTCTGCTGCTGTTAAAAATTATTTGCCTTTAAACTTGATCAAGAATGCCAAGAACAACAAGGTATTTCTCATAACCAGGAATCTCATTATTGCATCGATTTGCTGTCATTTCATTGATTTGATCAAGATTCATGAGAACAGGTTAACAGAAGTGCCTCAAAAGCAAACTCCCCGAGGCCCCCCTCAACTCAGGACATCGAGCTCTGCTTCTGATCCACTACACAATCGTGTTAGAACTGAAAGGAGCCCGAAAATTGCAGAGGGTCGTTCTCCTCGTGGTGCCCAATCTGATCCGGTAAATAAAAAGAAGCTCGGGACGCGAATTGCTGATTTAGAATCTCAACTTGGGCAAGCTCAAGATGAGCTCAAAAGTCTTAAAGACCAATTAGTGTCAGCTGATGCTGCCAAAAAAGTGGTTGAAGAACATCTTGAGAAAAAAGTAAAGAAACAACAAAACGTCACAGAATCGATGCAGATCCAAGAGAAGCACTCAGCTTCAATGAAAACCGAAGAGATGGACATGAAAAACAGCAGTGTTGCAGAGTTTGAATCGTCTGATGAAGCAGAGAACGAAACTGATGTTTTTGAAGTTCCTATGGAAACTAAGACACGAGTCGTATCTAGATCCGGTGATTTGTTGCCTGAAACGCCAGTAATAACAGAGCCAGATAATTCCACTTTTGATGAGTTGGGATCAAAGAATGATGAGATAAACTTGTTGAAAACCAAGCTCgacgaaaaagaaaaagaaatgggCGTTTTTCGTCGAGAAAATCAGAGCTTAAGGAACGAGCTTAACGAGAAATCACTTAATATATCATCAGCTCAATCTCAGATAGCGGAGCTGATTTTTAAGTTGAATAAAGCGGATCAAGAACTTGAAAATACTAAAAACAACGCATTCCAGATCAACGAGAAGCTAATAGCCGCCGAAAAGGCAAAGGAAGAGTTAGAAAGTGAGATGAAGATGCTTCGGGTGCAAACCGAGCAATGGAGAAAAGCAGCTGACGCTGCAGCAGCAGTTCTAGCAGCAGCAGGGGGAGTAGAGATGAATGGAAGAAGGATATCTGAGAGGTGTGGATCCATGGATAATCACTATAGAATCCCGGTTGGTGTGTATCCCGGTTATGCTGATTCCCCTAGGCCAATGGATGATGAAagtgatgatgtttttgaaggcGGAAAAAGAAAAGGTTCTGGTATTAGAATGTTTGGGGACCTGTGGAAAAAGAAGGGCCAAAAGTAA
- the LOC140967408 gene encoding interactor of constitutive active ROPs 4-like isoform X2, translated as MGLMHVHKTYIFYRLSGSRVELSIYIYRYALINAIQRLQHPTLHFLYVRCSFLILCCLPFCREERANETGSRLTEVPQKQTPRGPPQLRTSSSASDPLHNRVRTERSPKIAEGRSPRGAQSDPVNKKKLGTRIADLESQLGQAQDELKSLKDQLVSADAAKKVVEEHLEKKVKKQQNVTESMQIQEKHSASMKTEEMDMKNSSVAEFESSDEAENETDVFEVPMETKTRVVSRSGDLLPETPVITEPDNSTFDELGSKNDEINLLKTKLDEKEKEMGVFRRENQSLRNELNEKSLNISSAQSQIAELIFKLNKADQELENTKNNAFQINEKLIAAEKAKEELESEMKMLRVQTEQWRKAADAAAAVLAAAGGVEMNGRRISERCGSMDNHYRIPVGVYPGYADSPRPMDDESDDVFEGGKRKGSGIRMFGDLWKKKGQK; from the exons ATGGGTTTAATGCATGtacataaaacatatattttttaccGCTTGTCTGGGTCCCGTGTAGAGCTGTCCATTTATATTTACAGATATGCATTAATAAATGCCATTCAACGGCTACAACACCCCACTCTTCATTTTCTGTATGTTAGGTGTTCGTTCTTGATCTTGTGCTGTCTCCCATTTTGCAGAGAAGAAAGGGCAAACGAAACTGGTTCAAG GTTAACAGAAGTGCCTCAAAAGCAAACTCCCCGAGGCCCCCCTCAACTCAGGACATCGAGCTCTGCTTCTGATCCACTACACAATCGTGTTAGAACTGAAAGGAGCCCGAAAATTGCAGAGGGTCGTTCTCCTCGTGGTGCCCAATCTGATCCGGTAAATAAAAAGAAGCTCGGGACGCGAATTGCTGATTTAGAATCTCAACTTGGGCAAGCTCAAGATGAGCTCAAAAGTCTTAAAGACCAATTAGTGTCAGCTGATGCTGCCAAAAAAGTGGTTGAAGAACATCTTGAGAAAAAAGTAAAGAAACAACAAAACGTCACAGAATCGATGCAGATCCAAGAGAAGCACTCAGCTTCAATGAAAACCGAAGAGATGGACATGAAAAACAGCAGTGTTGCAGAGTTTGAATCGTCTGATGAAGCAGAGAACGAAACTGATGTTTTTGAAGTTCCTATGGAAACTAAGACACGAGTCGTATCTAGATCCGGTGATTTGTTGCCTGAAACGCCAGTAATAACAGAGCCAGATAATTCCACTTTTGATGAGTTGGGATCAAAGAATGATGAGATAAACTTGTTGAAAACCAAGCTCgacgaaaaagaaaaagaaatgggCGTTTTTCGTCGAGAAAATCAGAGCTTAAGGAACGAGCTTAACGAGAAATCACTTAATATATCATCAGCTCAATCTCAGATAGCGGAGCTGATTTTTAAGTTGAATAAAGCGGATCAAGAACTTGAAAATACTAAAAACAACGCATTCCAGATCAACGAGAAGCTAATAGCCGCCGAAAAGGCAAAGGAAGAGTTAGAAAGTGAGATGAAGATGCTTCGGGTGCAAACCGAGCAATGGAGAAAAGCAGCTGACGCTGCAGCAGCAGTTCTAGCAGCAGCAGGGGGAGTAGAGATGAATGGAAGAAGGATATCTGAGAGGTGTGGATCCATGGATAATCACTATAGAATCCCGGTTGGTGTGTATCCCGGTTATGCTGATTCCCCTAGGCCAATGGATGATGAAagtgatgatgtttttgaaggcGGAAAAAGAAAAGGTTCTGGTATTAGAATGTTTGGGGACCTGTGGAAAAAGAAGGGCCAAAAGTAA
- the LOC140967408 gene encoding interactor of constitutive active ROPs 4-like isoform X3, protein MPRTTRLTEVPQKQTPRGPPQLRTSSSASDPLHNRVRTERSPKIAEGRSPRGAQSDPVNKKKLGTRIADLESQLGQAQDELKSLKDQLVSADAAKKVVEEHLEKKVKKQQNVTESMQIQEKHSASMKTEEMDMKNSSVAEFESSDEAENETDVFEVPMETKTRVVSRSGDLLPETPVITEPDNSTFDELGSKNDEINLLKTKLDEKEKEMGVFRRENQSLRNELNEKSLNISSAQSQIAELIFKLNKADQELENTKNNAFQINEKLIAAEKAKEELESEMKMLRVQTEQWRKAADAAAAVLAAAGGVEMNGRRISERCGSMDNHYRIPVGVYPGYADSPRPMDDESDDVFEGGKRKGSGIRMFGDLWKKKGQK, encoded by the exons ATGCCAAGAACAACAAG GTTAACAGAAGTGCCTCAAAAGCAAACTCCCCGAGGCCCCCCTCAACTCAGGACATCGAGCTCTGCTTCTGATCCACTACACAATCGTGTTAGAACTGAAAGGAGCCCGAAAATTGCAGAGGGTCGTTCTCCTCGTGGTGCCCAATCTGATCCGGTAAATAAAAAGAAGCTCGGGACGCGAATTGCTGATTTAGAATCTCAACTTGGGCAAGCTCAAGATGAGCTCAAAAGTCTTAAAGACCAATTAGTGTCAGCTGATGCTGCCAAAAAAGTGGTTGAAGAACATCTTGAGAAAAAAGTAAAGAAACAACAAAACGTCACAGAATCGATGCAGATCCAAGAGAAGCACTCAGCTTCAATGAAAACCGAAGAGATGGACATGAAAAACAGCAGTGTTGCAGAGTTTGAATCGTCTGATGAAGCAGAGAACGAAACTGATGTTTTTGAAGTTCCTATGGAAACTAAGACACGAGTCGTATCTAGATCCGGTGATTTGTTGCCTGAAACGCCAGTAATAACAGAGCCAGATAATTCCACTTTTGATGAGTTGGGATCAAAGAATGATGAGATAAACTTGTTGAAAACCAAGCTCgacgaaaaagaaaaagaaatgggCGTTTTTCGTCGAGAAAATCAGAGCTTAAGGAACGAGCTTAACGAGAAATCACTTAATATATCATCAGCTCAATCTCAGATAGCGGAGCTGATTTTTAAGTTGAATAAAGCGGATCAAGAACTTGAAAATACTAAAAACAACGCATTCCAGATCAACGAGAAGCTAATAGCCGCCGAAAAGGCAAAGGAAGAGTTAGAAAGTGAGATGAAGATGCTTCGGGTGCAAACCGAGCAATGGAGAAAAGCAGCTGACGCTGCAGCAGCAGTTCTAGCAGCAGCAGGGGGAGTAGAGATGAATGGAAGAAGGATATCTGAGAGGTGTGGATCCATGGATAATCACTATAGAATCCCGGTTGGTGTGTATCCCGGTTATGCTGATTCCCCTAGGCCAATGGATGATGAAagtgatgatgtttttgaaggcGGAAAAAGAAAAGGTTCTGGTATTAGAATGTTTGGGGACCTGTGGAAAAAGAAGGGCCAAAAGTAA
- the LOC140967359 gene encoding gibberellin 2-beta-dioxygenase 1-like, which translates to MVVLTKPATEQFSIAKNCFTFSPGVPLIDLSKPDSKTQLVKACEEFGFFKVINHGVPFEYMRGLESEALKFFSLPLSDKQRAGPPNPFGYGNKKIGPNGDVGWIEYLLLNSNTEADFHNFSSLFGEAAENFPCVLKDYVSAVKKMAFEILEMLADGLKIQPRNVFSKLLMDEQSDSVFRVNHYPPCPDLGESDSTRNLIGFGEHTDPQVISVLRSNNTSGLQICLKDGNWISIPPDHNSFFINVGDSLQVMTNGRFNSVRHRVVANSSKARLSMIYFGGPPLSEKIAPLPSLMKGEASLYKEFTWFEYKKSAYKSRLADNRLGLFEKINVAS; encoded by the exons ATGGTGGTTCTCACGAAACCAGCTACCGAACAGTTCTCCATAGCCAAGAACTGCTTCACATTTTCCCCTGGTGTGCCACTGATAGACCTCTCCAAACCCGACTCGAAAACGCAGCTAGTTAAGGCCTGCGAAGAGTTCGGATTCTTTAAAGTGATCAATCATGGCGTCCCTTTTGAATACATGAGAGGTTTGGAATCGGAAGCTCTTAAGTTCTTCTCTTTGCCTCTGTCTGATAAGCAGAGAGCAGGCCCGCCTAACCCTTTCGGTTATGGCAACAAAAAGATCGGCCCGAATGGAGATGTCGGTTGGATTGAGTACTTGCTTTTGAATTCAAATACCGAAGCAGATTTCCATAACTTTTCGTCCCTCTTCGGTGAAGCAGCAGAAAATTTCCC CTGTGTTCTGAAAGATTATGTATCAGCCGTGAAGAAAATggcgtttgagattcttgaaatGCTAGCAGATGGGCTGAAGATCCAACCAAGAAATGTTTTCAGTAAACTTCTGATGGATGAACAGAGTGACTCTGTTTTCCGAGTGAATCATTACCCTCCATGCCCAGATTTGGGAGAATCCGATAGCACGAGGAATTTGATTGGATTTGGAGAACACACTGACCCGCAAGTCATATCTGTTCTTAGATCCAATAACACCAGTGGCCTTCAAATCTGTTTGAAAGATGGGAATTGGATTTCCATCCCGCCTGATCACAATTCTTTCTTCATTAATGTTGGCGATTCATTGCAG GTAATGACTAATGGGAGGTTTAATAGCGTAAGGCATAGAGTTGTGGCCAATAGCTCAAAAGCAAGACTTTCGATGATATACTTCGGTGGTCCACCATTAAGCGAGAAGATAGCCCCATTGCCTTCACTAATGAAAGGGGAAGCCAGTTTGTACAAGGAATTTACATGGTTTGAGTACAAAAAATCTGCTTACAAGTCAAGATTGGCTGATAACAGGTTGGGCCTCTTCGAGAAAATTAATGTGGCCTCTTGA